From the genome of Thermoflexus hugenholtzii JAD2:
CTGGGGGGTGGGGGTCGGGCTGGGGGCCATCGCCGGGATCCTGGCGGCGCCGCTGATCTATTTGGAGCCGAACGCCATGCTGCCCCTCCTGATCAAGGGCTTCGCCGCTGCGGTGTTGGGGGGGATGACCAGCCTGCCCGGCGCGGTGATCGGCGGGTGGCTCCTGGGGATCCTGGAGAACCTGGCGGCCGGATACATCGCCACCGAGCTCAAGACGCCCCTTGCCTTCGCTCTCATCGTGGCCGTCCTGGTGGTGCGGCCGGCCGGGCTGTTGGGCCGACCGATCTCTCATCGGGTGTAGCCGGGGAGGGCAGGCAATGGCGCGGCGGATCGTCTGGGGGGCGCTCATCGCGGGGATCCTCGGGGTTACAGCCTTCACGCTGCCGAGCTATTTCCTCTACATCCTCAGTCTGGCCGGGATCTGGGCGATCGCGGTCATCGGGCTGGATCTCCTGACAGGCGTGGCGGGCCAGATCTCCATCGGCCATGCCGGCTTCATGGCCATCGGCGCGTATGCCGTGGCCTTGCTGAGCCTGCACCTCGAGGCCCCGTTCTGGCTCGCCTTGCCGGCAGCGGGCCTCCTGAACGCCCTGATCGGGCTGGCCCTGGGGCTGCCGGCTCTCCGCCTGAGCGGGCCGTATCTGGCCATCGCGACCCTGGGGTTCGGCGTCGCCGTGGTGGAGATCCTGCGGCGCTGGGAGCCGGTCACCGGCGGCTTTATGGGGTTGAAAGTTCCCCCGCCGGCCCTGGGCCCCTGGAGCCTTCGCAGCGACGCCGCCCAGTATCTCCTGATCGGGATCCTCCTGGTCTTTCTCGCCGGGATCGCCCTCCGGCTGATCCGTAGCCCTTTCGGCCGGGCCTGGATCGCCTTGCGAGATCGGGAGGCGGCGGCCCAGGCGGCCGGGATCTCCCGGGCCCGTTACCGAACTCTGGCCTTTGCCGTCAGCGCCTTTTACGCCGGGGTCGCCGGCGGGCTCCTGGCTTACCGGGTCGGCCGCGTGGACCCGGATGGGCTGACCCTTATGCACTCCATCTTTCTGGTCAGCGCCCTGATCGTGGGCGGCCTGGCCTCGGTGCCTGGCGCCATCCTGGGGGCCGTCTCCCTGACGGTCCTGTTCTATCTGCTCAGCGGCCTGGGGACCGCGCTGGGCTGGCGGACGGAGGTGGGAGACGTCCGCAATGTGCTGTATGGGGCCGCCCTGATCCTGACGGCGATGTTCCTCCCCGGGGGCCTATGGCGTCTCCCGATGTATGTGCGCGGACGCCGATGGATCCCCGTGCCCTCCAGGGCCCCGGCGGGGGAGGAAGGATGGGAGCGCCCCATGGTCTCCGTGCCCCAGATCCGCCTGAGGAGCACCGGGGGCGGGCGGCTGGAGGTCGTGGAGGTCTCCAAGCGCTTCGGGGGGTTACAGGCCCTCGACCGGGTGAGCTTCACCGTGGAGCCCGGGGAGATCGTGGGGTTGATCGGGCCGAACGGGGCCGGGAAGACCACGATGCTGAACCTGATCAGCCGCTTCTACGACCCGGACGCCGGCGCCATTCGCTTTGAGGGCCACGATCTCCTGCGCCGTCGACCCCACGAGATCGTCCGGCTGGGGATCGCCCGTACTTTCCAGAACGTGGAGATCTTCCCCGCCCTGACCGTCCGGGAGAACCTGCTGGTGGGCCAGCATCCTCAGACGCGGGCGGGTCTGATCGCGGTGGCGGCGGGCTGGCCCTCGGTGAGGCGGGAGGAAGCGCGTCTGCGGGAGCGGGCCGAGGAAGTGCTGGAGTGGCTCGGGCTATCGGCCTTGGCGGATCGCCCGGCGGGGAGCCTTGCCTTCGGCCAGCGCAAGTGGGTGGAGCTGGGCCGGGCCCTGGTGGCCCAGCCGCGCCTGCTCCTCCTCGACGAGCCGGCGGCCGGCCTGCATCCCGCGGAGCGTCAGGCCCTGCAGGCGCTGCTGCGCGGGATCCGGGAAGCCCTGGGCTGTTCCATCCTGCTGATCGAACACGACATGAACCTGGTCATGGGGCTGTGTGACCGGATCGTCGTGTTGAACTTCGGCCGGGTGATCGCCCAGGGGACTCCCGCCGAGGTGGCGGAGAACCCGCTGGTGATCGAGGCCTATCTGGGGGAGCGGCGAGAGGAGGATGCGCAGCCGACGGCGCTCCGGAGCGGGGAGGGCAGGGCATGAGCGTGGTGCTCTCCCTTTCGGCGGTCACTGCCGGATACGGCCCGATCCTCGCCCTCCGGGAGGTCTCCCTGGAGGTCCGGGAGGGGGAGGTGGTGGCCCTGCTGGGGGCGAACGGGGCGGGGAAGACGACCACCCTGCGGGTGATCGCCGGCCTCCTGCCGACCTTGTCCGGCTCGATCGCCTTTGAAGGGCGTCCCCTTCATCCCCTGCCGCCCGAGGAGCGGGTGGCGCGGGGGATCGTGCTGGTGCCGGAGGGCCGGGGGATCTTCCCGGAGCTCACGGTGGAGGAGAACCTGTGGCTGGGGGCGTGGCGCCGTCGGGATCTCCGGGCGGCGCGGGCGGACCTGGAGCGGGTGTTCCACCTGTTCCCGATCCTCCGGGAGCGCCGGAGGCAGCTCGCCGGCACCCTTTCGGGCGGGGAGCAGCAAATGCTCGCCATCGGGCGGGCCCTGATGGCCCAGCCGCGCCTGTTGTTGCTCGATGAGCCCTCCCTGGGGCTGGCGCCGCTGGTGGTCCGCCACATCTTCGAGGTCCTGCGGGCCATCCACGAGGCCGGGACCCCGCTGCTGATCGCCGAGCAGAACGCGCATCTGGCCCTGACCCTGGCCCATCGGGCCTACATCCTCCAGAACGGAGAGATCCGCCTTCAGGGAGAAGCCCGCGTCCTCCGGGAGAACCCGGAGGTCAAAGCGCTGTATCTCGGCCGTTGAAAGCGGAGGAGCGGTTTCCGAATCCTTCAGGAAAGGAGGTGCCCGATGGAAGGTTTCCGCCTGCTGTGGATCGTGGCCCTGGTGCTGGCGGCCTGCGCGCCGGCAGCACCCCCCACGCCCACCGCCGCGCCCTCTCCGACGCCGGCGCCGGCCTCGCCGACGCCCCCGCCCCCCGCCGCTACGCCGACCCCAGCCCCCAAAG
Proteins encoded in this window:
- a CDS encoding branched-chain amino acid ABC transporter ATP-binding protein/permease; translation: MARRIVWGALIAGILGVTAFTLPSYFLYILSLAGIWAIAVIGLDLLTGVAGQISIGHAGFMAIGAYAVALLSLHLEAPFWLALPAAGLLNALIGLALGLPALRLSGPYLAIATLGFGVAVVEILRRWEPVTGGFMGLKVPPPALGPWSLRSDAAQYLLIGILLVFLAGIALRLIRSPFGRAWIALRDREAAAQAAGISRARYRTLAFAVSAFYAGVAGGLLAYRVGRVDPDGLTLMHSIFLVSALIVGGLASVPGAILGAVSLTVLFYLLSGLGTALGWRTEVGDVRNVLYGAALILTAMFLPGGLWRLPMYVRGRRWIPVPSRAPAGEEGWERPMVSVPQIRLRSTGGGRLEVVEVSKRFGGLQALDRVSFTVEPGEIVGLIGPNGAGKTTMLNLISRFYDPDAGAIRFEGHDLLRRRPHEIVRLGIARTFQNVEIFPALTVRENLLVGQHPQTRAGLIAVAAGWPSVRREEARLRERAEEVLEWLGLSALADRPAGSLAFGQRKWVELGRALVAQPRLLLLDEPAAGLHPAERQALQALLRGIREALGCSILLIEHDMNLVMGLCDRIVVLNFGRVIAQGTPAEVAENPLVIEAYLGERREEDAQPTALRSGEGRA
- a CDS encoding ABC transporter ATP-binding protein: MSVVLSLSAVTAGYGPILALREVSLEVREGEVVALLGANGAGKTTTLRVIAGLLPTLSGSIAFEGRPLHPLPPEERVARGIVLVPEGRGIFPELTVEENLWLGAWRRRDLRAARADLERVFHLFPILRERRRQLAGTLSGGEQQMLAIGRALMAQPRLLLLDEPSLGLAPLVVRHIFEVLRAIHEAGTPLLIAEQNAHLALTLAHRAYILQNGEIRLQGEARVLRENPEVKALYLGR